The proteins below come from a single Bacteroidota bacterium genomic window:
- a CDS encoding type II toxin-antitoxin system HigB family toxin, with the protein MRVISKKILRDFWIKHSDCKEQLMAWYQEASEAYWKSSKPIKAAYPSASFLINNRVVFNVKGNKYRLIVRINYDYGMIWIRFIGTHAEYDRIDATKI; encoded by the coding sequence TTGAGAGTTATTTCTAAAAAAATATTACGCGACTTTTGGATCAAACATTCCGATTGTAAGGAACAATTAATGGCTTGGTATCAGGAAGCTTCTGAGGCTTACTGGAAAAGCTCAAAGCCAATTAAGGCGGCATACCCTTCGGCTAGCTTTTTAATAAACAATCGGGTGGTATTTAATGTTAAGGGGAATAAGTATCGTCTTATTGTTCGAATAAATTATGATTATGGAATGATTTGGATTCGGTTTATAGGAACACATGCCGAATACGATAGAATAGATGCAACTAAAATTTGA
- the aroA gene encoding 3-phosphoshikimate 1-carboxyvinyltransferase — protein sequence MSYLLKYTGDKVVGRIQLPASKSESNRLLIIHALCNDNFTIKNISESNDTKSLQEALQLIKAKSANVVDVGDAGTSFRFLTALLSITEGTWFLKGSSRMHQRPIKPLVEALKQIGADIEYLESVGFPPLKIIGKKLEGGTVNITGAISSQFISALLLIAPALKDGLSITINEGIVSESYFKMTTEMMNLFGVRVQRKENTLVVNSGKYRTHLLDRDENNISFYTVESDWSAASYWYSVAALCKECTLTLVGLKKDSWQGDAAVASIYRHFGVHTIYELQEIVLQKHMSDTNLVEFDFINCPDLAQTVSVTAAFTTNSFLLNGLQTLRNKETDRLTALKNELIKLNVNVGIIDNSLRIDSRKPEIAELVSIHVYDDHRMAMSFAVLVFVMGSIRIENPEVVKKSYPNFWIDLRSVGVEIIPNE from the coding sequence TTGAGTTACCTTCTTAAATATACAGGAGATAAAGTTGTTGGCAGAATTCAATTGCCTGCCTCTAAAAGTGAATCAAACAGACTGCTAATTATACATGCGCTTTGCAACGATAATTTTACAATTAAGAATATTTCTGAGAGTAATGATACCAAGTCGTTGCAAGAAGCATTGCAGCTAATTAAAGCTAAAAGTGCTAATGTAGTTGATGTTGGTGATGCCGGTACATCTTTTCGTTTTTTAACTGCATTACTTTCTATAACAGAGGGTACTTGGTTTTTGAAGGGCAGTTCGAGAATGCACCAGCGGCCAATAAAACCCTTGGTAGAAGCATTAAAACAAATTGGAGCAGATATCGAATATCTAGAGTCTGTTGGTTTTCCACCCTTGAAAATTATTGGAAAAAAGTTAGAAGGAGGTACTGTAAATATTACGGGTGCTATTAGCAGTCAGTTTATTTCTGCATTATTACTTATTGCGCCTGCTTTAAAGGATGGTTTGAGTATTACTATAAACGAAGGGATTGTATCTGAATCGTATTTTAAAATGACCACGGAGATGATGAATCTTTTTGGTGTACGTGTGCAGAGAAAAGAGAATACGTTAGTTGTAAATTCAGGAAAGTACCGAACTCATTTGTTGGATAGAGATGAAAATAATATTTCTTTTTATACTGTAGAATCAGATTGGTCTGCGGCTTCTTATTGGTATTCTGTTGCTGCACTTTGTAAAGAGTGTACACTAACTCTAGTCGGATTAAAGAAAGACAGTTGGCAAGGAGATGCAGCGGTTGCATCTATATATAGGCACTTTGGGGTGCATACAATTTACGAGTTACAAGAAATAGTTTTACAAAAGCATATGTCGGATACGAATCTAGTTGAGTTTGATTTTATTAATTGTCCTGATTTAGCACAAACAGTAAGTGTTACTGCGGCATTTACAACTAATTCGTTTTTGTTGAATGGATTGCAAACATTGAGAAATAAGGAAACCGACAGACTAACAGCACTTAAAAACGAATTGATTAAACTGAATGTAAACGTTGGAATAATAGATAATTCATTACGAATTGACTCTCGAAAGCCTGAAATAGCTGAACTTGTAAGTATTCATGTGTATGATGACCATAGAATGGCCATGTCTTTTGCTGTTTTGGTATTTGTAATGGGATCTATACGTATTGAAAATCCGGAGGTGGTAAAAAAATCATATCCAAATTTTTGGATTGATTTGAGAAGTGTGGGAGTGGAGATTATTCCAAATGAATAG
- a CDS encoding GH3 auxin-responsive promoter family protein, which produces MSIINSIASWVLKKQMHQIELFMKYPNEVQNECLLKLTHTARNTEWGKKYDFKSIQSYSDFSSRIPLQDYESLKNDIERTRRGEQNILWPTEIKWFAKSSGTTSDKSKFIPVSQESLEECHYKGGKDMVALFCNNHSNTELFTGKNLALGGSHKTDKYGDYESYHGDLSAIVIQNLPMWAEFLRAPDITIALMDEWEEKLEKLARTTMFENVTSIAGVPSWMLVLLKHILKISGKKNIKEVWPNLEVFFHGGINFTPYREQFKELFGSSNVSFLELYNASEGFFGIQDKLNSEELLLMLDYGIFYEFIPMEYFETDSKKTIPLSEVELNKNYAMVISSTSGLWRYMIGDTVQFTSTYPYRFKISGRTKHFINAFGEEVIIDNAEKALAIACEKTNAIITEYTAGPIYMDNSTTGAHEWYIEFEKHPDNLNYFTEMLDNALKSINSDYEAKRYNNMALKMPTVKTVPTNTFHNWLKSKNKLGGQNKVPRLSNDRKYLEELNKFTC; this is translated from the coding sequence ATGTCAATTATCAACTCTATAGCTTCTTGGGTGCTAAAAAAGCAAATGCACCAAATTGAGCTATTTATGAAGTACCCGAACGAAGTTCAAAACGAATGCCTTCTAAAACTTACACATACTGCACGAAATACGGAATGGGGAAAAAAATATGATTTTAAATCCATACAATCCTATTCAGATTTTAGTTCACGGATTCCGCTACAAGATTATGAATCATTAAAAAATGATATAGAACGGACAAGAAGAGGCGAGCAAAATATTTTATGGCCAACGGAAATAAAATGGTTTGCAAAATCGTCAGGAACCACTAGTGATAAAAGTAAATTCATTCCAGTAAGTCAAGAATCGTTGGAAGAATGCCACTACAAAGGCGGGAAAGATATGGTGGCTCTATTTTGCAATAACCATTCCAATACCGAGTTGTTTACCGGAAAAAATTTGGCACTTGGAGGCAGCCACAAAACAGACAAATATGGCGATTACGAATCTTATCATGGAGATTTGTCTGCCATTGTAATTCAGAACCTGCCGATGTGGGCTGAATTTTTGCGCGCTCCGGATATTACCATTGCACTAATGGACGAGTGGGAAGAAAAACTAGAAAAACTAGCACGCACTACTATGTTTGAAAATGTTACCAGTATTGCCGGTGTTCCTTCTTGGATGCTGGTTTTACTTAAACATATTTTAAAAATAAGTGGTAAAAAAAACATAAAAGAAGTGTGGCCCAATTTGGAAGTGTTTTTTCATGGAGGAATAAATTTCACTCCCTACCGAGAGCAGTTTAAAGAATTATTTGGTAGCAGTAATGTCTCCTTTTTAGAGTTATACAATGCATCGGAAGGTTTTTTTGGAATACAAGACAAATTAAATTCTGAAGAACTTTTGCTCATGCTCGACTATGGAATATTTTACGAATTTATTCCCATGGAATATTTTGAAACAGATTCGAAAAAAACAATTCCACTGAGTGAAGTCGAGCTGAATAAAAACTATGCGATGGTAATATCAAGCACATCGGGTTTGTGGCGGTACATGATTGGCGATACGGTGCAATTCACATCCACATATCCATACCGATTTAAAATTTCCGGACGTACCAAACATTTTATAAATGCCTTTGGAGAAGAAGTAATTATAGACAATGCTGAAAAAGCATTAGCCATTGCATGCGAAAAAACAAATGCCATTATTACAGAATACACAGCAGGACCAATATACATGGACAACTCTACTACAGGTGCACACGAATGGTATATTGAATTTGAAAAACATCCGGACAATTTAAATTACTTTACCGAAATGCTTGACAATGCGCTGAAATCAATCAACTCAGATTACGAAGCAAAACGCTACAATAATATGGCACTAAAAATGCCTACTGTTAAAACTGTGCCAACCAATACATTTCACAATTGGCTAAAATCAAAAAATAAACTGGGCGGACAAAACAAAGTACCTCGCTTATCCAATGACAGAAAGTATTTGGAGGAATTGAATAAATTTACTTGCTAA
- a CDS encoding proline dehydrogenase family protein, which yields MVSFENTEIAFASKTTGALNKAYWLFKLIGNSNVVTVGKSLTEFALKINFPIKTIIKATIFKQFVGGETIEECESTINKLGQYNIGAILDYSVEGKESEQDFDNCAKETLATIQKAKNNKHIPFCVFKITGLARFALLEKVSANKTLSETEKEEFEKVKSRIYIICKSAFENNIPIFIDAEESWIQQAMDDLADEMMEQFNKTRVIVYNTFQLYRKDRLDYLKKSHEKARAKKYLLGAKLVRGAYMEKERLRAKELAYASPINDTKTDTDNLYDATLRYCIDHISSIAICAGSHNEKSSLLLVELMSKNNIPNNHPHIYFSQLFGMSDHISFNLAAAGYNVAKYVPYGPVKEVLPYLIRRAQENTSVKGQTGRELNLIIKEKKRRS from the coding sequence ATGGTCTCTTTTGAGAATACAGAGATAGCTTTTGCATCAAAAACAACAGGTGCGTTAAACAAAGCATATTGGTTGTTTAAATTAATTGGCAATAGCAACGTTGTAACTGTTGGAAAATCGCTTACTGAGTTTGCATTGAAAATTAATTTCCCTATTAAAACAATTATTAAGGCTACTATTTTTAAACAGTTTGTTGGAGGCGAAACAATAGAGGAATGCGAATCGACCATCAATAAATTGGGGCAATATAACATTGGCGCTATTCTTGACTATTCTGTAGAAGGCAAAGAAAGCGAACAAGATTTTGATAATTGTGCTAAGGAAACACTAGCCACCATTCAAAAAGCAAAAAACAATAAACATATACCTTTCTGCGTTTTTAAAATTACCGGTTTGGCTCGTTTTGCTTTATTGGAAAAAGTAAGTGCAAATAAAACTTTAAGTGAAACAGAAAAAGAAGAATTTGAAAAAGTAAAAAGCAGAATCTATATCATTTGTAAATCTGCTTTTGAAAACAACATTCCAATTTTTATTGATGCAGAAGAAAGTTGGATCCAGCAAGCAATGGACGACTTAGCGGATGAAATGATGGAACAATTTAATAAAACCCGTGTAATAGTTTATAATACATTTCAATTGTATCGCAAAGACAGATTGGACTATTTGAAAAAATCGCACGAAAAAGCTAGAGCAAAAAAATATTTGTTGGGCGCTAAATTAGTTAGAGGTGCTTACATGGAAAAAGAACGCCTTCGCGCTAAAGAGCTTGCATATGCATCGCCTATTAATGATACAAAAACAGACACCGATAATTTGTATGATGCAACATTACGGTATTGCATAGATCATATTTCCTCAATTGCTATTTGTGCCGGCTCACACAACGAAAAAAGTTCGTTATTGCTAGTAGAATTAATGAGTAAAAATAATATTCCGAACAACCACCCCCACATTTATTTCTCTCAGCTATTTGGCATGAGTGATCATATTAGTTTTAATTTGGCTGCCGCAGGATATAACGTTGCAAAATATGTTCCTTATGGCCCGGTAAAGGAAGTATTACCTTATTTAATTAGACGTGCGCAAGAAAACACCTCAGTAAAAGGTCAAACCGGACGAGAGCTTAATTTAATTATCAAAGAGAAAAAAAGAAGAAGCTAA
- a CDS encoding helix-turn-helix domain-containing protein — translation MTIKPIKTQKDYQAALLRLEEIFDAKKGSKYGDELEILAILIEKYEDEHFPIGFPDPIEAIKFRMEQLGYNQTELAKVVGLKSRVSEILNKKRKLTLEMIRQLHAALQIPTSVLIRAYK, via the coding sequence ATGACTATTAAACCGATTAAAACACAAAAGGACTATCAAGCTGCTTTGCTACGCTTGGAAGAAATATTTGACGCCAAAAAAGGCTCTAAGTATGGGGATGAATTAGAAATTTTAGCAATACTCATCGAGAAGTACGAAGACGAACATTTTCCAATTGGCTTTCCGGATCCTATTGAAGCTATTAAATTTAGAATGGAACAATTAGGATATAATCAAACTGAACTTGCCAAAGTAGTGGGATTAAAGAGCCGTGTAAGCGAAATTCTAAACAAGAAGAGAAAGCTTACTCTTGAAATGATCCGTCAATTGCACGCTGCTCTGCAAATACCAACCTCCGTGCTCATACGTGCGTATAAGTAG
- the aroB gene encoding 3-dehydroquinate synthase — MKTGKKTKAVVKNNKYPIVIGHSIDSAFVSFIRVNKIPVKKIIFLTDDNVFRCCLKPILNSSSTLSKAQVLTIKSGEKHKSINTVNRLWHSLLKLKADRNTVLVNIGGGVVTDLGGFVAATYKRGIRFINIPTTLLSMVDASVGGKVGIDFGGAKNQIGLVSDPIAVFIGSDFLRTLSDREIRSGFAEMIKHALLSSKSLFSTTQKISLKDVAKNNLFIELIKKSVEYKNKIAQKDPLEKGIRKFLNYGHTIGHAVEALLMNKGKRQLLHGEAIAIGLICETYLSFKILGFPKIQVDAMKKDILLKYTKVRFSKPDIEGIVRLTLFDKKNVDGRINFTLLKEIGSPTFDNFITSKMIRESIEYYLAD; from the coding sequence TTGAAAACTGGCAAAAAAACTAAAGCTGTTGTTAAGAATAACAAGTATCCTATAGTAATAGGTCATTCTATTGATTCTGCTTTTGTTAGCTTTATAAGAGTCAACAAAATTCCTGTAAAAAAAATTATATTTCTAACAGATGATAATGTTTTTCGATGTTGCCTAAAGCCAATTTTAAATTCTTCTTCAACACTTAGCAAAGCTCAGGTCCTTACAATTAAAAGTGGAGAAAAACATAAATCAATTAATACGGTTAATCGATTATGGCATTCTTTGTTGAAACTTAAAGCAGATAGGAATACCGTTTTGGTAAATATAGGAGGTGGTGTTGTAACAGATTTAGGAGGCTTTGTTGCTGCAACTTACAAAAGAGGAATTCGTTTTATAAATATTCCAACTACGTTGCTTAGTATGGTTGACGCATCGGTAGGAGGAAAGGTGGGTATAGATTTTGGAGGCGCAAAAAATCAGATTGGTTTGGTGAGCGATCCAATTGCAGTTTTTATAGGTTCCGATTTTTTGAGAACATTATCAGACAGGGAAATTCGCTCTGGTTTTGCGGAAATGATAAAGCATGCGTTATTAAGTAGTAAAAGCCTTTTCAGCACTACACAAAAAATTTCTCTTAAAGATGTTGCTAAGAATAATTTGTTTATAGAATTAATCAAGAAATCGGTAGAGTATAAAAATAAGATAGCTCAGAAAGATCCGTTAGAAAAAGGCATTCGTAAATTTTTAAATTACGGACATACCATTGGACATGCAGTTGAGGCTTTGTTGATGAATAAAGGTAAACGCCAATTGTTGCATGGCGAAGCAATAGCAATTGGATTAATTTGCGAAACTTATTTGTCTTTCAAAATTTTAGGGTTTCCTAAGATACAAGTAGACGCAATGAAAAAAGATATTCTGTTAAAATACACTAAAGTTCGTTTTTCAAAACCGGATATTGAAGGAATTGTAAGGCTTACTTTGTTTGATAAAAAAAATGTTGATGGTAGAATTAATTTTACATTGCTAAAAGAAATTGGCTCTCCAACATTTGACAATTTTATTACATCTAAGATGATTCGCGAATCTATAGAATATTATTTAGCAGATTGA
- a CDS encoding MATE family efflux transporter: protein MLLSAPYKKSYYDILKIAYPVCLSNLGHITVGIVDTAMVGQVSTTAQAGVALAGSLFYILLVFGIGIAFGVTPYAAEADAQNNHSKIKALLKNSLVLNFLVNMILVLILIASSPLLRKLDQPMDVVEIAIPFLEILTISLIPLSIFSAFKQFAEGLSDTKIAMFISVAGNVVNIFLNYVLIFGKWGFPKMGVLGSAWASLYARIIMAIGMSMYIFTNKKFKAYSSNFIKEKTDFKEIYALFKVGVASGLQWVFEVGAFSCAVIMAGWLGTKQQAAHQIAVSIAAATYMIASGISAGVSVKVGNAVGERNKEHIKISGNSGFILVLAFMSLSCILLIACKNYFPLLFSKDIEVIEMAASLIVIAGIFQLFDGAQVVGLGALRGLKDAKIPTITTLFAYWIIGLPVGYFLAFTLNMGVQGIWWGLSVGLLFSAVALYARFKFIAKSIHLE, encoded by the coding sequence ATGCTATTATCCGCGCCATACAAAAAAAGTTATTATGACATTTTAAAGATAGCATATCCTGTATGCCTCAGCAATCTGGGGCATATTACCGTAGGCATTGTAGATACCGCCATGGTTGGCCAAGTAAGCACTACTGCACAAGCCGGAGTAGCTTTAGCAGGTAGTTTATTTTACATTTTATTAGTATTCGGCATTGGAATTGCATTTGGAGTAACACCTTATGCCGCAGAGGCAGATGCGCAAAACAATCATTCTAAAATAAAGGCTCTACTAAAAAACTCGTTGGTTTTAAATTTTCTGGTAAATATGATATTGGTGCTTATTTTAATAGCATCCTCCCCCTTACTCCGAAAACTTGATCAACCAATGGATGTAGTAGAAATTGCTATTCCATTTTTGGAAATATTAACTATTTCGCTTATTCCGTTAAGTATTTTTTCTGCGTTCAAACAATTTGCTGAAGGTTTATCTGACACCAAAATAGCTATGTTTATTAGTGTTGCAGGCAATGTAGTAAATATCTTCTTAAACTACGTTTTGATATTTGGCAAATGGGGATTTCCGAAAATGGGTGTTTTAGGCTCAGCCTGGGCAAGCCTGTATGCACGAATTATCATGGCAATTGGAATGAGTATGTATATTTTTACAAATAAAAAGTTCAAAGCTTATTCCTCAAATTTCATAAAAGAAAAAACTGATTTTAAAGAAATATACGCATTGTTTAAAGTAGGAGTTGCGTCCGGCCTACAGTGGGTTTTTGAGGTGGGAGCCTTTAGTTGCGCAGTAATTATGGCAGGCTGGCTTGGCACAAAACAACAAGCGGCACATCAAATTGCCGTGAGTATTGCAGCAGCAACTTATATGATAGCAAGCGGTATATCGGCAGGAGTATCCGTAAAAGTTGGAAATGCAGTAGGCGAAAGAAACAAAGAGCATATTAAAATATCCGGGAATAGTGGATTTATATTGGTACTTGCATTTATGTCATTGAGCTGTATTTTGTTGATTGCATGCAAAAACTATTTTCCTCTGTTATTCAGCAAAGACATAGAAGTAATTGAAATGGCAGCGTCTCTTATTGTTATTGCAGGAATTTTCCAGTTGTTTGACGGAGCACAGGTAGTTGGGTTGGGAGCATTGAGAGGACTAAAGGATGCTAAAATACCCACCATTACAACACTTTTTGCCTATTGGATAATAGGACTACCGGTTGGATATTTTTTAGCTTTTACTCTTAATATGGGTGTACAAGGCATTTGGTGGGGACTTTCAGTCGGACTACTTTTTTCTGCAGTTGCACTGTATGCTAGATTTAAGTTTATTGCTAAGTCTATTCATTTGGAATAA